A genomic stretch from Mycobacterium cookii includes:
- a CDS encoding MarR family winged helix-turn-helix transcriptional regulator, protein MAEREAHSAPPSRAELENLMGADLRAMTAGSDRLGRHFARQHHLHNSDLRALLHIMVAETAGEPLNSSQLRERMDISNAAITYLVDRVMSAGHIRRETDPSDRRKSLLRMEDGARVLGREFFGPLGAHLHSAVAELSDDELLATHRVLMAMNDAMSAFEDELQTASGRSAQDARSDNGHSTEGR, encoded by the coding sequence ATGGCCGAGCGCGAAGCTCATAGCGCACCGCCGAGTCGAGCAGAACTCGAGAACTTGATGGGCGCGGATCTGCGCGCGATGACGGCCGGGTCGGATCGCCTCGGCCGGCACTTCGCGCGCCAGCACCATCTGCACAACAGCGATCTTCGGGCGTTGCTGCACATCATGGTCGCCGAAACCGCGGGAGAGCCGCTGAACTCGAGCCAACTGCGCGAGCGGATGGACATCTCCAATGCCGCGATCACATACCTGGTCGACCGGGTGATGAGCGCAGGACACATTCGGCGCGAAACCGACCCCTCCGACCGGCGAAAATCGTTGCTGCGCATGGAGGATGGCGCCAGAGTGCTGGGCCGGGAGTTTTTCGGTCCGCTCGGCGCTCACCTGCACTCGGCGGTCGCCGAGCTGTCCGACGACGAGCTGCTGGCTACCCACCGGGTACTGATGGCGATGAACGACGCAATGTCGGCGTTCGAAGACGAGCTGCAGACGGCCTCCGGACGGTCTGCCCAGGACGCCCGCTCCGACAACGGGCATTCCACCGAAGGGCGTTGA
- a CDS encoding ABC transporter permease, with amino-acid sequence MAIDHTANVTTPRHRQAAQDSPLPSPLRIGLSRVVPELKMFYRRPEQVALTFSMPAVISLLLGSIFSAKLPHSTTSTGAVIGASMLAYGILSTSFINLGIGIAGDRDTGALRRLRGTPTTASSYFIGKILLVAVVSFAEAIVLVSAGILVFKLRLPSSLFGWFTLTWVFLLGVVSCSLLGVFISNFASNAVSAAVITNGPAVGLQFISGTYVPLMALPSWMLTLGSIFPVKWMAQGFRSVLLPPDMVAFEPAGSWEHWRIFLVLTAWSIGGLIACMAVFRWSDTK; translated from the coding sequence ATGGCCATCGACCACACCGCAAACGTGACAACGCCCAGACACCGTCAGGCAGCGCAGGATTCACCGCTGCCGTCCCCCCTGCGAATCGGGTTGTCGCGGGTCGTGCCCGAGTTGAAGATGTTCTACCGTCGACCCGAGCAGGTCGCTCTGACGTTTTCGATGCCCGCGGTGATCAGCCTGCTGCTGGGTTCGATCTTCTCGGCGAAACTCCCGCACAGCACCACCAGCACCGGCGCGGTGATCGGGGCCAGCATGCTCGCCTACGGCATTCTGTCCACGTCATTCATCAACCTCGGCATCGGCATCGCCGGCGACCGCGACACCGGCGCGCTGCGGCGACTTCGCGGAACGCCGACGACAGCATCGTCGTATTTCATCGGAAAAATTTTGCTCGTCGCGGTGGTCAGTTTCGCCGAAGCGATCGTGCTGGTGTCGGCGGGGATCTTGGTGTTCAAACTTCGGCTGCCGTCAAGCCTTTTCGGGTGGTTCACGCTGACGTGGGTATTTCTGCTCGGGGTGGTCAGTTGCTCACTGCTGGGCGTTTTCATCAGCAACTTCGCGAGCAACGCCGTGTCGGCCGCCGTCATCACCAACGGCCCAGCGGTCGGGTTGCAGTTCATCTCCGGCACCTATGTGCCGCTGATGGCGTTGCCGTCGTGGATGTTGACTCTCGGCTCCATCTTTCCGGTCAAATGGATGGCCCAGGGGTTCCGGTCGGTGCTGCTGCCACCGGACATGGTCGCCTTCGAACCGGCTGGGAGCTGGGAGCATTGGCGAATATTTCTCGTGCTGACGGCGTGGAGCATTGGCGGCCTGATCGCCTGTATGGCCGTCTTCCGGTGGTCGGACACCAAGTGA
- a CDS encoding FAD-dependent oxidoreductase → MVSDDADVLVIGAGLAGLRCAGVLAAAGREVRVLELGDDVGGRVRTDAIDGFLCDRGFQVLNSAYPELRRAVDIPALGLKPFGAGVAVRRERSAAIWAHPLREPLRVPAMLIGGGIRPTDVLALSRWGIAALRPGRLTSPERPDTTLAAALDRARVRGEVRRVVDRFLAGVLLEDTGSTSNAFSLLLARMFLRGVPALPAEGMQALPRQLAAPLDDRIALNYPVTRIERSADGWDVWGSDGVTHAPNVVVAAGPVDAATLTGSAQPATHGVVTDWWASDDIPTTPPMLWVDGRADPAGPVLNTAVISKAAPSYAPPGRHLIAASALLDSSGAAPPEAVTRQHAGAIMGIDSRNWKPLIRNVIPHALPAQPPPLRARRPVRLGDGLWWCGDHRDTASIQGALVSGRRTAEQILAT, encoded by the coding sequence ATGGTGAGCGACGACGCTGACGTGCTCGTAATCGGTGCCGGCCTGGCCGGCCTGCGGTGCGCGGGCGTGTTGGCGGCGGCGGGCCGCGAGGTGCGAGTGCTCGAGTTGGGTGACGACGTCGGAGGGCGCGTTCGCACCGATGCCATCGACGGCTTTCTGTGCGACAGAGGCTTTCAGGTGCTGAACTCGGCCTATCCGGAGCTACGCCGAGCTGTCGATATCCCCGCTCTCGGTCTCAAGCCCTTCGGAGCCGGGGTTGCGGTGCGGCGGGAGCGCAGCGCCGCGATATGGGCGCATCCGCTTCGCGAACCCTTGCGGGTGCCCGCCATGCTCATCGGCGGTGGCATCAGGCCGACGGACGTTCTCGCGCTGTCCCGCTGGGGGATTGCCGCGCTGCGGCCGGGCAGACTCACATCGCCGGAGCGGCCCGACACGACTCTCGCCGCGGCGTTGGATCGAGCCCGGGTCCGCGGCGAGGTGCGCCGCGTCGTGGACCGGTTCCTCGCCGGCGTGCTGCTCGAGGACACCGGCAGCACGTCCAATGCGTTCAGCCTGCTGCTGGCCCGGATGTTTCTGCGCGGCGTTCCGGCATTGCCGGCCGAAGGCATGCAGGCCCTGCCGCGTCAGCTGGCGGCGCCGCTGGACGACCGGATTGCCTTGAATTATCCGGTGACTCGCATCGAACGCAGCGCCGACGGCTGGGACGTGTGGGGCTCCGACGGCGTCACGCACGCGCCGAACGTCGTGGTCGCCGCGGGTCCCGTCGATGCCGCCACGCTGACCGGGTCGGCGCAGCCCGCCACGCACGGAGTCGTCACGGACTGGTGGGCGAGCGACGACATCCCGACGACTCCGCCGATGCTCTGGGTCGACGGTCGCGCCGACCCCGCCGGCCCGGTGCTGAATACCGCCGTCATCAGCAAGGCGGCACCCAGCTATGCGCCGCCCGGACGTCATCTGATCGCCGCGTCGGCACTGCTGGACTCCTCGGGTGCGGCACCGCCGGAGGCCGTCACGCGACAGCACGCGGGTGCCATCATGGGCATCGACTCGCGCAATTGGAAGCCGTTGATCCGCAACGTGATTCCTCATGCGTTGCCGGCGCAGCCGCCGCCGTTGCGGGCGAGACGACCGGTGCGACTCGGCGACGGGCTGTGGTGGTGCGGCGACCACCGTGACACCGCCTCGATTCAGGGCGCGCTGGTCAGCGGTCGTCGGACCGCCGAACAGATTCTGGCGACCTGA
- a CDS encoding ABC transporter ATP-binding protein, with the protein MTPAIQVRGLCKSYGQVPAVRDLDLDVEYGEIFAILGPNGAGKSTTVEILEGNRQRDSGDVVVLGEDPGTAGRSWRAKIGIVLQEASDFGMLTVSETARMFAQCFGDARIPGEVLQLVGLGSLSDSKVRTLSGGQRRRLDVALGIIGMPQLLFLDEPTTGFDPEARRKFWDLIRLLALDGTTIVLTTHYLDEAATLADRVAVIAGGRVVAVDSPAQLIGYVNSAATVRWMEGDEEHVEHTEHPTELIRRRSRDGDELSRLTVSRPTLEDAYLQLIGQA; encoded by the coding sequence ATGACGCCCGCGATACAGGTCCGTGGTTTGTGCAAGTCCTACGGGCAGGTACCCGCGGTCCGGGATCTGGATCTCGACGTCGAGTACGGGGAGATATTCGCGATTCTCGGGCCCAACGGCGCGGGTAAGTCGACGACGGTCGAAATCCTCGAGGGCAACCGGCAGCGCGATTCCGGAGACGTGGTGGTGTTGGGCGAAGACCCCGGGACCGCGGGCCGGAGTTGGCGCGCGAAGATCGGCATTGTGCTGCAGGAGGCCAGCGATTTCGGCATGTTGACCGTGTCGGAAACCGCGCGCATGTTCGCCCAGTGCTTCGGGGATGCCCGAATCCCGGGCGAGGTATTGCAACTCGTCGGGCTGGGCTCGCTGTCGGATTCGAAAGTGCGCACGCTGTCCGGAGGTCAGCGCCGCAGGCTCGACGTCGCGCTGGGCATCATCGGCATGCCCCAATTGCTGTTCCTCGACGAACCGACGACCGGTTTCGATCCAGAAGCCAGACGGAAATTCTGGGATCTCATCAGGCTTTTGGCGCTCGACGGCACAACCATCGTGCTCACCACCCATTACCTGGACGAAGCCGCCACCCTGGCGGACCGGGTCGCTGTCATCGCCGGGGGCAGGGTGGTGGCGGTCGACTCGCCGGCACAGTTGATCGGATACGTGAACTCGGCCGCGACCGTGCGCTGGATGGAGGGCGATGAGGAACATGTGGAGCACACCGAGCATCCCACCGAATTGATCCGGCGTCGGTCGCGAGACGGTGACGAACTTTCCCGGTTGACGGTCTCTCGGCCGACTCTCGAAGACGCCTACCTGCAACTGATCGGCCAGGCGTGA
- a CDS encoding C39 family peptidase, which translates to MTSTARQAIGAAARTAQIVALLCAAAVTSTGAVHATPDRHILEASTNHDVAAYGDPSSAASYWRQQHTSDCGEMAVAVVVGQITGDQPTEQQMIALAESMPSTAHPGPIWSLSPGTDIRDLPVLLAHYRVQADNVQTTIGALEQDLAEKRGVIVILNAETIWNRAGKRDVGNHFVVVTGIEPRPGVVHLNDSGISSGRDERVPTATFEQAWATNHNSAVVTTRGVSLLR; encoded by the coding sequence ATGACGAGCACAGCGAGACAGGCGATCGGCGCGGCAGCGCGCACCGCACAGATCGTTGCGCTGTTGTGTGCTGCCGCCGTCACGTCGACCGGGGCGGTGCACGCGACCCCTGACCGTCACATCCTTGAAGCGAGCACAAACCACGACGTCGCCGCGTACGGGGACCCTTCATCCGCCGCGTCGTATTGGCGCCAGCAACACACTTCCGATTGTGGCGAAATGGCGGTGGCCGTTGTCGTGGGCCAGATCACCGGCGACCAGCCCACCGAGCAGCAGATGATCGCCCTGGCCGAAAGCATGCCGAGCACAGCACATCCCGGACCGATCTGGAGCCTTTCCCCCGGGACCGACATCAGAGACCTGCCGGTGCTATTGGCGCACTATCGCGTCCAAGCCGACAACGTGCAGACCACCATCGGCGCGCTCGAGCAGGATCTGGCCGAAAAGCGCGGTGTCATCGTCATACTCAACGCCGAAACCATCTGGAACCGCGCCGGAAAACGGGACGTCGGGAACCACTTTGTGGTGGTCACCGGCATCGAACCCAGACCGGGTGTGGTACACCTCAACGACAGCGGCATCAGCAGCGGCCGAGACGAGCGCGTTCCCACTGCCACGTTCGAGCAGGCCTGGGCCACTAATCACAACTCGGCAGTGGTGACGACGCGAGGCGTGTCATTGTTGAGGTGA